The Nonlabens spongiae genome contains a region encoding:
- a CDS encoding T9SS type B sorting domain-containing protein: MKYKVFWMLFLLCAFAKAQQESSCWYFGINAGIDFSSGTPQPLSDGQIVTLEGCATISDRSGNLLFYTDGTSVYNRDNALMPNGDDLKGDSSSTSSAIIVPIPNDPSRYYIITVDTDDNRYRNNEGMFYSVVDMNLDNGNGDIDVFEKNINLLTLTSEKLTSVKNATDDGYWILTQFEDRFYAYELTSSGLNTSPVVSTVDPFIELITSSITNVDVSAMRGYIKLNSAGDKLVAAHFSNNSTSEFSGITDVTTARSLAYNNGGELYLYDFDNATGIVSNPVPLATKQDGGSYYGVEFSSDNRYLYTEADYLIPSTTQVINLDRAEIQRFDLTSSNIAASKEVLYTDDTNTLRGALQIGLDGNIYHATIGLESLARIENPNDPNATYEQNAFALAPGTLSQYGLPIFVQSFIVNADINGEDSCLGDPAQFSASSPDSILSIEWNFGDPASGNDNTSTLINPEHTFTTTGDFTVTAEITTAFGVTIQSITVSVFPDVVVNPFQDSFTVCNEGFEIGTFDLTSVITELEQDVDNQTIELYPSEEHAQNQTSPITDISAINNTTNPETIAVHIANDNCEEILPIYLAIENCDVEIFNILTPNEDGKNDEFVITGLRNIYFNHKLSIYNRYGAKVWEGDNDDSPWNGTANTGLLSTGEVLPSGTYFYILDFNEAEKEPKSGYVYLH, encoded by the coding sequence ATGAAATACAAGGTGTTTTGGATGCTTTTTTTGCTGTGTGCTTTCGCGAAAGCGCAACAGGAATCCTCCTGCTGGTATTTTGGGATAAACGCTGGAATTGATTTCAGCTCGGGAACACCACAACCTTTGTCTGACGGGCAAATTGTAACTCTAGAAGGATGTGCAACCATATCTGATAGATCGGGAAACCTTCTTTTTTACACAGATGGAACGAGTGTTTATAATCGCGATAACGCGTTGATGCCTAACGGTGATGACCTCAAAGGAGATAGTTCCAGTACCAGTAGCGCGATTATCGTGCCTATTCCTAACGATCCTTCAAGATACTATATCATTACCGTGGATACTGACGATAACCGATATCGCAACAATGAAGGCATGTTTTACAGTGTTGTGGACATGAATTTAGATAACGGCAACGGAGATATAGATGTCTTTGAGAAGAACATCAATCTTTTGACACTGACCTCAGAGAAATTGACATCAGTTAAAAACGCAACAGATGATGGCTACTGGATCCTTACGCAATTTGAAGACAGGTTCTATGCCTATGAACTAACGAGTAGCGGTTTGAATACCTCGCCCGTAGTCTCTACCGTAGATCCTTTTATAGAGCTGATTACTTCTAGTATTACTAATGTAGATGTTTCTGCAATGCGAGGTTATATAAAATTAAATTCTGCTGGTGATAAACTTGTCGCGGCACATTTCAGCAATAATTCGACAAGTGAATTTTCTGGAATTACTGATGTAACTACCGCGCGAAGCCTAGCTTACAATAATGGTGGTGAATTGTATCTCTATGATTTTGATAACGCAACGGGCATCGTTTCTAATCCTGTACCACTCGCTACTAAACAAGATGGTGGTTCCTATTACGGTGTGGAATTTTCTAGTGACAATAGATATCTATATACTGAGGCAGATTATCTGATTCCCTCCACTACTCAGGTAATCAATTTAGATCGAGCGGAGATTCAGCGATTTGACCTCACATCATCAAACATCGCTGCTTCAAAAGAAGTTCTTTATACCGATGATACTAATACGCTACGAGGAGCTTTACAAATAGGATTAGATGGGAATATTTACCATGCGACGATCGGTTTAGAAAGTCTGGCACGCATTGAGAACCCAAATGATCCAAATGCGACCTATGAACAAAATGCTTTTGCTCTTGCTCCAGGCACTTTGTCACAATATGGGCTGCCCATATTTGTTCAATCCTTTATTGTAAATGCCGACATTAATGGCGAAGACAGCTGTCTGGGTGATCCTGCTCAGTTTAGCGCTAGTTCCCCTGATTCTATTCTATCCATAGAATGGAATTTTGGGGATCCTGCGTCTGGGAATGACAATACCTCTACTCTAATCAACCCAGAACACACGTTTACCACTACGGGAGATTTTACTGTTACAGCAGAGATAACTACAGCCTTTGGTGTGACTATTCAGAGTATAACAGTTTCTGTTTTTCCAGATGTGGTCGTAAATCCTTTTCAAGACAGTTTTACCGTTTGTAACGAAGGTTTTGAAATCGGCACATTTGATTTAACCTCAGTGATCACCGAGCTTGAACAAGATGTTGATAATCAAACTATAGAATTATATCCTTCAGAAGAGCACGCCCAGAACCAGACCTCTCCTATTACAGATATCTCAGCCATCAACAACACAACTAATCCTGAGACCATTGCCGTGCACATTGCCAATGATAATTGTGAGGAAATCCTCCCCATCTATCTAGCGATAGAAAACTGTGACGTTGAAATATTCAACATTCTTACTCCTAATGAAGATGGGAAAAATGATGAATTTGTCATCACCGGATTAAGAAATATATACTTCAATCATAAACTTTCCATTTACAATAGATACGGAGCAAAAGTTTGGGAAGGAGACAATGACGATTCTCCTTGGAACGGTACAGCAAATACTGGATTACTCAGTACAGGAGAAGTTCTTCCATCTGGGACCTATTTTTATATTCTTGATTTTAATGAGGCCGAAAAAGAACCAAAATCTGGTTATGTTTACCTTCACTGA
- a CDS encoding MarR family winged helix-turn-helix transcriptional regulator, with product MRDKTLDYILRTTWMSISKMYNEQAATKGSTMATGFALISIDPENGTPSTALGPKMGMEATSLSRTLKMMEDKGLIERKRNPEDGRSVLIHLTDFGQDMREFSKEVVKTFDKKVREEIEAEKIKTFLEVAYKINEIVCSKKIFKKQTILATK from the coding sequence ATGAGAGACAAAACTTTAGATTATATATTAAGGACGACCTGGATGTCCATTTCAAAGATGTATAACGAGCAGGCTGCAACTAAAGGAAGTACCATGGCGACTGGATTTGCACTCATAAGCATCGATCCAGAAAATGGTACGCCATCAACAGCATTAGGACCCAAAATGGGAATGGAAGCGACATCACTTTCCAGAACCCTCAAAATGATGGAAGATAAGGGCCTAATTGAACGCAAACGTAACCCAGAAGATGGACGCAGTGTTTTAATACACCTTACCGATTTTGGGCAAGACATGAGAGAGTTCTCAAAAGAAGTGGTAAAAACCTTTGATAAGAAGGTCAGAGAAGAAATAGAGGCTGAAAAGATTAAAACTTTTCTGGAGGTAGCTTATAAAATTAACGAGATAGTCTGTTCAAAAAAGATTTTTAAAAAACAAACAATACTAGCGACTAAATAA
- a CDS encoding 3-hydroxyacyl-CoA dehydrogenase/enoyl-CoA hydratase family protein, translating into MGKRRIKHVTVIGSGIMGSGIACHFANIGCEVLLLDIVPRELNDKEKSKGLTLEDKVVRNRMVNENLQSAIKSKPAPLYDKSFAKRITTGNLEDDLKKIADTDWIIEVVVERLDIKKSVFEQIEKYRKPETLITSNTSGIPIAFMNEGRSEDFRKHFAVTHFFNPPRYLKLFEVVPGPDCKSEVTDFLMDYGDRYLGKTSVLAKDTPAFIGNRIGIFSIQSLFHQVKKMGLTVTEVDKLTGPVIGRQKSATFRTVDVVGLDTLVHVANGVYENCPEDEHRDTFKLPDFINTMMENKWLGSKTGQGFYKKEVDKDGKKQILALNLDSMEYENQGRAKFATLEMTKSIDKVADRFAVLINGKDKAGEFYRKSFASLFAYVQHRIPEISDELYRIDDAMSAGFGWEHGPFQVWDAVGIKKGVELMKAIGKEPASWVTEMLDKGFESFYTVKNGNTYYYSIPDKDYVKKPGQDSMIILDNLREQSPVFKNSGVTVHDLGDGILNVEFTSKMNSIGGDVLAGMNKAIDIAEDRFDGLVVANNGANFSVGANIGMIFMMAVEQEYDELNMAIRQFQNTVMRLRYSSVPVIVAPHQMTLGGGCEMTMHSDMAVASAETYIGLVEFGVGVIPGGGGSKEMALRASDTFEENDVELNRLREHFLTIGMAKVATSAYEAYDLGILRKGLDQVVVNDNRRIAFAKAQARLMANKGYTQPAPRKDIKVLGKQALGMFLVGTDQMEAGKYISEHDRKIANKLAYVMAGGDLSAPTMVSEQYLLDLEREAFLSLTGERKTLERLQHMIQKGKPLRN; encoded by the coding sequence ATGGGAAAAAGAAGAATAAAACACGTTACCGTTATAGGTTCTGGTATCATGGGAAGCGGGATCGCCTGCCATTTTGCTAATATAGGTTGCGAGGTGCTCCTTCTGGACATCGTACCTAGAGAACTTAACGATAAAGAAAAGTCAAAAGGATTAACTCTAGAGGATAAGGTTGTGCGCAATCGCATGGTAAATGAAAACCTGCAATCTGCTATAAAGAGTAAACCGGCACCACTTTACGACAAATCATTTGCAAAACGTATCACGACTGGTAACCTTGAAGATGATCTGAAGAAAATTGCAGATACTGACTGGATCATAGAAGTGGTAGTTGAAAGACTTGATATTAAAAAATCAGTCTTTGAGCAAATTGAGAAGTATCGTAAACCTGAAACGCTGATCACTTCAAATACTTCTGGAATTCCTATCGCCTTTATGAATGAGGGCCGTAGCGAGGATTTCAGAAAACATTTTGCAGTAACACATTTCTTTAATCCACCACGATACTTAAAACTGTTTGAAGTTGTTCCTGGTCCAGATTGTAAATCAGAAGTCACTGATTTCTTAATGGATTATGGAGACCGCTACCTAGGTAAAACATCAGTGCTTGCAAAAGACACTCCAGCATTTATAGGGAATCGTATCGGTATTTTTAGTATACAGAGTCTTTTCCACCAAGTGAAAAAAATGGGGCTCACGGTAACTGAAGTTGATAAACTCACCGGTCCGGTGATCGGCCGTCAGAAGTCAGCTACTTTTAGAACTGTTGATGTAGTAGGTCTCGACACCCTAGTCCATGTGGCAAATGGCGTTTATGAAAACTGCCCTGAGGATGAACATCGAGACACTTTTAAATTACCAGATTTCATCAACACTATGATGGAAAATAAATGGTTAGGTTCTAAGACAGGTCAAGGTTTCTATAAAAAAGAGGTTGATAAGGACGGTAAGAAACAAATTCTAGCTCTCAATCTTGATTCTATGGAATACGAGAATCAAGGCAGAGCAAAGTTTGCCACCCTTGAAATGACTAAATCTATTGATAAAGTCGCTGATCGTTTTGCAGTATTAATAAACGGTAAAGACAAGGCTGGAGAGTTTTACAGAAAAAGCTTTGCATCGCTTTTTGCATATGTGCAACACCGCATCCCTGAAATTTCAGACGAGCTTTACAGAATTGATGATGCGATGAGCGCCGGTTTTGGTTGGGAACATGGACCTTTTCAGGTTTGGGATGCTGTAGGGATCAAAAAAGGTGTTGAACTCATGAAGGCCATCGGTAAAGAGCCCGCAAGCTGGGTCACAGAGATGCTGGATAAGGGATTTGAGAGTTTCTACACTGTTAAAAATGGTAACACCTACTACTACTCCATACCAGATAAAGACTATGTGAAGAAACCAGGTCAGGACAGCATGATCATTCTTGATAATTTGAGAGAGCAATCGCCAGTTTTCAAAAATTCAGGAGTAACTGTTCATGATTTAGGTGATGGTATCTTAAATGTAGAATTCACTTCTAAAATGAATAGCATCGGTGGCGATGTTCTGGCTGGAATGAACAAAGCCATTGATATTGCTGAGGATCGCTTTGACGGTCTGGTGGTTGCAAATAATGGAGCTAACTTTTCAGTAGGTGCAAACATCGGGATGATTTTTATGATGGCGGTAGAGCAGGAATATGACGAGCTCAACATGGCGATCAGACAATTCCAGAACACCGTAATGCGCCTGCGATACAGTAGTGTACCAGTTATCGTCGCTCCTCATCAAATGACTCTGGGTGGAGGCTGCGAGATGACTATGCATAGTGATATGGCTGTTGCGAGTGCTGAGACCTACATAGGATTGGTAGAATTTGGTGTGGGAGTAATCCCAGGCGGTGGAGGTTCTAAGGAAATGGCGCTACGCGCTAGTGACACCTTTGAAGAGAATGATGTTGAATTGAACCGTTTGAGAGAGCACTTTCTAACCATCGGTATGGCAAAAGTAGCTACAAGTGCTTATGAAGCTTACGATCTAGGCATTCTGAGAAAAGGTTTGGATCAAGTTGTCGTAAATGATAATAGACGTATCGCTTTCGCGAAAGCGCAGGCACGCCTCATGGCAAACAAAGGATATACACAACCCGCTCCACGCAAAGACATCAAGGTACTGGGTAAACAGGCTCTAGGAATGTTCCTCGTAGGAACCGATCAGATGGAAGCTGGAAAATACATCTCTGAACACGACAGGAAAATCGCCAATAAGCTTGCCTATGTAATGGCCGGTGGAGATTTGAGTGCCCCTACCATGGTATCTGAACAATACTTATTGGATCTAGAACGAGAGGCCTTCTTGAGCCTTACAGGTGAGCGCAAAACACTAGAAAGACTGCAACACATGATTCAGAAAGGGAAACCTCTTAGAAATTGA
- a CDS encoding four helix bundle protein gives MTFDDRQIEDKMIQHNFRKLNIWKEGIQVVKETYAMTKVFPKEERFGLSSQLQRSAVSIPSNIAEGTSRSRNRHFRQYLETALGSAFEWETQLIVSFEVNYLSRETFDHLSEKIQKIQNQIIKFMNSLKD, from the coding sequence TTGACATTTGACGACCGACAAATTGAAGATAAAATGATACAACACAATTTTAGAAAGCTGAATATCTGGAAAGAGGGAATTCAAGTGGTTAAAGAAACCTACGCGATGACCAAAGTTTTTCCGAAAGAAGAGAGGTTTGGTTTGTCAAGTCAGTTGCAACGAAGTGCTGTTTCAATTCCTTCAAATATAGCTGAAGGAACTTCTCGATCCAGGAACAGACATTTCAGACAATATCTTGAAACAGCGTTGGGGTCAGCGTTTGAATGGGAAACGCAACTAATAGTAAGTTTTGAAGTTAATTATTTATCTAGAGAAACGTTTGATCACCTTTCGGAGAAAATCCAAAAAATTCAAAATCAAATAATAAAATTCATGAACTCACTGAAAGACTAG
- a CDS encoding acetyl-CoA C-acyltransferase: MKTAYIVAAKRTAVGKAPRGVFRFKRPDELAAETIEALLKDVPGLDKKRIDDVIVGNAMPEAEQGLNMARLISLMGLKIDDVPGVTVNRYCASGVETIAMATAKIQSGMADCIIAGGAESMSYIPMGGYKPTPDYKVAQAGNEDYYWGMGLTAEAVAKEFNVSREDQDEFAYKSHQKALKAQAEGRFQDQIVPIEVEETFLNDAGKKETRTYTVNKDEGPRADTKLEVLAKLRPVFVDGGSVTAGNSSQMSDGAAMVLVMSEEMVKELNLEPIARMVNFAAAGVPPRIMGIGPVKAIPKALKQAGLDQKDIDLIELNEAFASQSLAVIRELNLNPDITNVNGGAISLGHPLGCTGAKLSVQLFDEMRKRDMKNKYGIVTMCVGTGQGACGIYEFLS, encoded by the coding sequence ATGAAAACCGCATACATAGTCGCAGCAAAAAGAACAGCTGTAGGAAAAGCTCCCAGAGGAGTATTTAGATTTAAAAGACCAGATGAGCTGGCAGCAGAAACTATTGAGGCACTTTTGAAAGATGTACCAGGTCTCGATAAAAAACGCATTGACGATGTTATCGTAGGTAACGCAATGCCCGAAGCTGAGCAAGGCTTAAACATGGCACGGTTGATCTCCCTTATGGGACTGAAAATCGATGATGTACCTGGAGTTACGGTGAATAGATACTGTGCAAGCGGTGTCGAGACCATCGCCATGGCAACTGCAAAAATCCAATCTGGAATGGCAGATTGTATCATCGCAGGAGGTGCTGAGTCCATGTCCTACATACCTATGGGAGGTTATAAACCCACTCCTGATTATAAGGTGGCTCAAGCCGGTAACGAGGATTATTACTGGGGAATGGGTTTAACCGCTGAGGCCGTCGCTAAAGAATTCAATGTTTCCAGAGAAGATCAGGATGAGTTTGCCTACAAATCGCATCAAAAGGCACTCAAAGCACAAGCAGAAGGTCGTTTCCAAGATCAAATCGTCCCGATTGAAGTAGAGGAAACTTTTCTTAATGATGCTGGAAAGAAAGAAACACGTACTTACACTGTAAATAAAGATGAAGGTCCTCGCGCCGATACTAAGCTGGAAGTATTGGCTAAACTGCGACCCGTATTTGTTGACGGTGGCTCAGTTACCGCTGGTAATTCTTCACAAATGAGTGATGGGGCTGCCATGGTGCTGGTAATGAGTGAGGAGATGGTTAAGGAATTAAACCTGGAGCCCATTGCGCGCATGGTCAACTTTGCCGCAGCAGGAGTACCTCCTAGAATCATGGGAATAGGACCAGTAAAGGCAATTCCGAAAGCTTTGAAACAAGCTGGCCTGGATCAAAAAGATATCGATCTTATAGAATTGAATGAAGCTTTTGCTAGTCAATCACTAGCCGTAATTCGCGAGCTTAATTTGAATCCCGATATCACCAACGTTAATGGTGGGGCCATTTCTTTAGGTCACCCCTTAGGTTGTACAGGTGCAAAACTGAGCGTCCAACTCTTTGATGAAATGCGTAAGCGCGATATGAAAAACAAATATGGTATCGTAACCATGTGCGTAGGAACCGGACAGGGAGCCTGCGGAATTTATGAGTTTCTTTCGTAA
- a CDS encoding four helix bundle protein — protein sequence MKRHNYKELKIWQKGIEIAFEVSDLVDSFPKHERYDLSSQISRCSVSMPSNIAEGSARTNKSFSHFIDISLGSSFELGTQLLIANHKKYITAEKLNQLEEMNAEFQRMSAGFQNKLKRG from the coding sequence ATGAAAAGACATAACTATAAAGAGCTTAAAATTTGGCAGAAAGGAATTGAAATAGCATTTGAAGTAAGCGACTTGGTCGATTCGTTCCCAAAACATGAACGATATGATTTAAGCTCGCAAATTTCTAGATGCTCCGTTTCAATGCCCTCAAATATTGCTGAAGGAAGCGCAAGAACTAATAAGTCTTTTAGTCATTTCATTGATATTTCACTCGGTTCTTCTTTCGAATTGGGAACTCAACTTTTGATTGCAAATCACAAAAAATATATAACAGCAGAAAAATTAAATCAATTAGAAGAAATGAATGCTGAATTTCAGAGAATGAGTGCTGGATTTCAAAACAAACTAAAAAGAGGCTGA